Proteins encoded by one window of Heterodontus francisci isolate sHetFra1 chromosome 12, sHetFra1.hap1, whole genome shotgun sequence:
- the syce3 gene encoding synaptonemal complex central element protein 3, whose translation MAYNQDTAVIRPQMAEGIPCTQEDIIKLLEDTRVELEEKLNDLEMLSVQATCMTYDMVTVRTNPSVVESMMRLNEAYLNCKESVAKDYKEMLTKPKENKSATD comes from the exons ATGGCTTACAATCAGGATACGGCAGTCATACGGCCGCAG ATGGCAGAAGGTATACCATGCACTCAAGAAGACATCATAAAATTGCTTGAAGACACACGTGTTGAATTGGAAGAAAAGTTAAATGATTTGGAGATGTTGTCAG TGCAAGCGACTTGTATGACCTATGACATGGTTACCGTCCGTACAAACCCCTCTGTCGTGGAATCAATGATGCGCTTGAATGAAGCATATCTGAACTGCAAAGAGTCAGTAGCAAAGGACTACAAAGAAATGCTAACTAAACCCAAAGAAAATAAGTCAGCAACAGATTGA